In a single window of the Deltaproteobacteria bacterium genome:
- a CDS encoding DJ-1/PfpI family protein translates to MTKKVLVPIADGTEEVEAVSLIDVLRRAGAEVTVASVDAQQISSSRDVRIVADCLLKDCADGIFDLIALPGGLPGAEHLRDSKELTRLLKEQKESGRLYGAICASPAVVLKHHGLLGTKQATAHPYFSDELDNRERIDMPVVVDGNCITSRGVGTALLFALKLVELLYEKEKAGEIAGQLVMQDY, encoded by the coding sequence ATGACGAAAAAGGTCCTTGTCCCGATAGCAGATGGAACCGAAGAGGTCGAAGCCGTTTCCCTCATCGACGTGTTGCGGCGGGCCGGCGCCGAGGTGACGGTGGCTTCCGTTGACGCCCAGCAGATATCATCGTCGCGCGATGTCCGGATCGTTGCCGACTGTCTTCTGAAAGACTGTGCTGATGGGATATTCGACCTTATCGCCCTGCCGGGAGGGTTACCGGGTGCCGAGCACCTCCGCGATTCTAAGGAACTCACGCGCCTGTTGAAAGAACAGAAAGAGAGCGGCCGTCTCTACGGGGCCATCTGCGCCTCCCCTGCCGTTGTGCTGAAACATCATGGGCTTCTGGGAACGAAGCAGGCCACGGCCCATCCCTACTTCTCCGATGAACTGGACAACAGGGAACGTATCGACATGCCCGTGGTGGTCGACGGGAACTGCATCACCAGCCGGGGCGTGGGAACGGCCCTGCTCTTCGCGCTGAAACTGGTTGAGCTCCTGTATGAAAAGGAAAAGGCCGGCGAGATCGCCGGCCAACTGGTCATGCAGGATTATTGA